The region ACTTCCCCGACGCCCGCCTCAAAGCTCACCCCGCGCAGTATATGACTGCCGCCGTAGTACTGATTCAGTTCGTTAACCCGTAACATCACCGCTCCTTAGCGTCCCAGATAGACGTCAATCACCTGTTCATTGGCCTGTACCTCGCGAAGCGAGCCTTCCGCCAGCACGCGCCCCTGATGCAGCACCGTGACGTGATCAGCGATGGTCTCGACGAAGCCCATATCGTGCTCAACCACCATCAAAGAATGCTTGCCTGCCAGGGTTCGGAACAGCTCGGCAGTGTATTCCGTCTCTGCGTCCGTCATGCCAGCGGCGGGTTCGTCCAGCAGCAACAGGTGCGGATCCTGCACCAGCAGCATGCCTATCTCCAGAAACTGCTTCTGTCCGTGTGAAAGCAGCCCGGCGCGGCGATCGCGCTCGCTGCCAAGCCGCAGTAAAACCAGCATCTCGTCAATGCGGTCACGCTGTTCGCTGCTGAGCGTGGCCCGCAGGCTCGCCCAGACGGACCTGTCGGCTTTCATGGCGATTTCGAGGTTTTCCCCTACGGTCAGCGCTTCAAACACCGTCGGCTTCTGAAACTTACGACCAATCCCCTGACGGGCAATGGCCGCTGGCTCAAGGGCTGTCAGATCGATGGACTGATCGTAAAGGGCTTTTCCACTTTTTGGCCGGGTTTTGCCTGTTATGACGTCCATCAGCGTGGTTTTACCGGCCCCGTTAGGGCCAATGATGCAGCGCAACTCGCCAACGCCGATATTCAGCGAGAGGTCGGTCAACGCCTGAAAACCGTCAAAACTGACGTTAATGGCCTCAAGCTGCAATACCGGATCGGTCTGCTCGCGGTAACGGTCGCCCGGTAGCTGCCGGGTAAAGAGTCCTTCAGAGGGCTGCATTAATTCTCTCCCTTACGAAACAGACCGAACACGCCGCGTGATAAAAACAGCGTTACGGCAATGAAAATCAGGCCCAGAAACAGCTGCCAGTACTCCGGCATCGCCACGGTGAAAAAGCTCTTCGCACCGTTGACCAGCGCCGCGCCAATCACCGGACCTACCAGGGTGCCGCGCCCGCCCAGCGCCACCCAGATGGCCGCTTCAATCGAGTTGGTTGGCGACATTTCACCCGGGTTGATAATGCCCACCTGCGGAACGTACAGCGCCCCCGCCAGGCCACACAGCACGGCGGAAAGCGTCCAGACCAGCAGCTTAAAGCCGCGCGGATCGTAGCCGCAAAACGTCAGACGGTTTTCCGCATCGCGCACCGCCGTCAAAATGCGGCCAAATTTACTCTTCGCCAGCGCATAGCCCGTGCCCAGGGCCAGAAGCAGCAGCACTACCGTCGCGAGGAACAGCGCGATCCGCGTCGTCGTCGCCGTAACGGAAAACCCGAGCAGCGTGGTAAAGCCGGTAAAGCCGTTATTGCCGCCAAAGCCGGTTTCATTGCGAAAGAACAGCAGCATGCCTGCATAGGTCAGCGCCTGGGTCATGATGGAGAAATAAACCCCTTTGATCTTCGAGCGGAAAGCAAACCAGCCGAAAACCAGCGCCAGCAGACCGGGGATCGCCACGATTAATACCAGTGCCCAGGCAAAATGCTGCGTTCCCCACCAGAACCAGGGCAGTTCGCTCCACGAAAGAAACGACATAAACGCGGGCAGCCCGTCGCCCGCCGCCTGGCGCATCAGGTACATCCCCATCGCATAGCCGCCGAGGGCGAAAAATATGCCGTGCCCCAGCGAGAGCATTCCGGCATAGCCCCAGACCAGATCGAGGGCCACGGCAACAACCGCGTAGCAGAGGATTTTGCCGATGAGCGTTAACATCCACGTGGAAATGGCCAGCGGATGCGTTGCGGGCAACAGCGCGAGAAAAGGCAGCACCAGCAGCGCCGCAACCAGCAGACTGCCGAAGATTTGTGCGGTGCGCGGTGCACTGCGCGCCAGTGTTAAGGTCAATGGCTGGCTCATCAGTCTGTCACCCTCCCTTTAAGTGCGAATAACCCCTGCGGACGTTTCTGGATAAACAGAATGATCGCCACCAGAATCAGGATTTTGCCCAGCACCGCGCCCATCTGCGGTTCGAGAATTTTATTGAAGATCCCCAGACCAAAGGCCGCCGCGACGCTACCGGCCAGTTGGCCGACGCCGCCGAGCACCACCACCAGGAACGAATCGATGATGTATCCCTGGCCCAGCTCTGGTCCCACGTTCCCCAACTGGGACAATGCCACGCCGCCCAGCCCGGCAATGCCGGACCCGAGGCCAAACGCCAGCATATCCACCCGTCCGGTCGGCACGCCACAGCAGGCCGCCATGCTGCGGTTTTGCGTCACCGCCCGCACGTTCAGGCCCAGACGCGTTTTATTCAGCAGGAGCCAGGTGAAGAACAGCACCAGCAGCACAAACCCGAGCACCACAATGCGGTTCCACGGCAGCGTCAGGTTGGCGAAAACCTGCACCCCGCCGGACAGCCAGGCCGGGTTCGCCACCTCAAGGTTCTGTGCGCCGAAGGTCATGCGCACCAGCTGGATGAGCATCAGACTGATCCCCCAGGTGGCGAGCAGGGTTTCCAGCGGACGGCCATATAGATGGCGGATCACCGTCCGCTCCAGCACCATCCCGATACCTGCCGTCAGGCAAAACGCCACCGGCAGCGCCACCACCGGATAGAGCGCCAGCCACTGAGGCATCCACTGCGCCATCATCTGTTGCACCATCCAGGTGGCATACGCTCCGAGCATCAGCATCTCGCCGTGGGCCATGTTAATCACCCCCAGCAGACCGTAGGTGATAGCCAGCCCGAGCGCGGCCAGCAACAGTACCGACCCCAACGACAGGCCCATAAAGGCCTGACCCAACAGTTCGCCCCACATCAGACGGTGCTGAATACCCTCAAGGCTCTCCGCAGCGGCGGCACGTACCCGTGCGTCCGGCTCGGTTTGCGCCCGGGTAAACGGCGCGAGCGTGGCCTGAA is a window of Enterobacter hormaechei ATCC 49162 DNA encoding:
- the urtD gene encoding urea ABC transporter ATP-binding protein UrtD, with the translated sequence MQPSEGLFTRQLPGDRYREQTDPVLQLEAINVSFDGFQALTDLSLNIGVGELRCIIGPNGAGKTTLMDVITGKTRPKSGKALYDQSIDLTALEPAAIARQGIGRKFQKPTVFEALTVGENLEIAMKADRSVWASLRATLSSEQRDRIDEMLVLLRLGSERDRRAGLLSHGQKQFLEIGMLLVQDPHLLLLDEPAAGMTDAETEYTAELFRTLAGKHSLMVVEHDMGFVETIADHVTVLHQGRVLAEGSLREVQANEQVIDVYLGR
- the urtC gene encoding urea ABC transporter permease subunit UrtC; the protein is MSQPLTLTLARSAPRTAQIFGSLLVAALLVLPFLALLPATHPLAISTWMLTLIGKILCYAVVAVALDLVWGYAGMLSLGHGIFFALGGYAMGMYLMRQAAGDGLPAFMSFLSWSELPWFWWGTQHFAWALVLIVAIPGLLALVFGWFAFRSKIKGVYFSIMTQALTYAGMLLFFRNETGFGGNNGFTGFTTLLGFSVTATTTRIALFLATVVLLLLALGTGYALAKSKFGRILTAVRDAENRLTFCGYDPRGFKLLVWTLSAVLCGLAGALYVPQVGIINPGEMSPTNSIEAAIWVALGGRGTLVGPVIGAALVNGAKSFFTVAMPEYWQLFLGLIFIAVTLFLSRGVFGLFRKGEN
- the urtB gene encoding urea ABC transporter permease subunit UrtB, yielding MNAMRMIIAIVWLTGLLPGMAQASDADDFVAATRSQQTAMLTRWAATPEPARLPLLKALQQENLYTDSQKQAFTRIDGQMVALGAAKRAEGATKAVRLTNRLRVLTVTALATHQLVSDSVTERRNAARQLQRDAQPDMLGFLQQRANSETDDVTRQSLMLALANLQLASPQAEVRLNAVELLGQSDDPDVQATLAPFTRAQTEPDARVRAAAAESLEGIQHRLMWGELLGQAFMGLSLGSVLLLAALGLAITYGLLGVINMAHGEMLMLGAYATWMVQQMMAQWMPQWLALYPVVALPVAFCLTAGIGMVLERTVIRHLYGRPLETLLATWGISLMLIQLVRMTFGAQNLEVANPAWLSGGVQVFANLTLPWNRIVVLGFVLLVLFFTWLLLNKTRLGLNVRAVTQNRSMAACCGVPTGRVDMLAFGLGSGIAGLGGVALSQLGNVGPELGQGYIIDSFLVVVLGGVGQLAGSVAAAFGLGIFNKILEPQMGAVLGKILILVAIILFIQKRPQGLFALKGRVTD